A region of the Synergistaceae bacterium genome:
TAGCTGATTGAATCTCTGAATCACTCAAAATCCCGTCTCTATTCTTGTCGAAATAGCTAGTTACATAGTTACGAAAATTTGCGGCCGGAAAATTTGTGCTGTTAACCTCAACATCTGCCCATGCTGCCGAACTACTCAACAGTAATATAATTAGCGCATGAAAAATTTTTCTTATAAGTGAGTCCCCTCTCTGAATAGATTAATAAATATAAAAAATTTCACCCAGCCAGAGTCAATTAATAATTTTCTCCGACCGAGTGAATAATTTTTCCCTGAATTAAAAATTAAAAACGTGATTTATTCCTGAAAGTTTATGAAGACACAATAATACGATAACTGATAACTGATTTTAGCGGCCCGCATTATTTGTGTCAACTCCTTTTCTTGCGTAATTTTACGTATTTTTGCAGTGTGTGAATAATTATTTTATTTATTTTCGGCACATATATATTTAATCTTTAATCGCGCTAAAAAACTTCCCAGGCAGGATAATATATTCTCAAGTGAGTCAAATTCTTTAATCCGTCGTCAACACGTCCGGAAATCTCCGGCAATTTCTGCCAGTTCCCGCCGTCAAGCCTGCAAAGTACTAAAGGTTTCCGCCCGTAATTTGTCAATACCCCCGGCAATGAGTCATTTAATTGAGACCCCGGCAATAATGAATGTTTATATAAAGGCTCTGTCCCTTCTAAGTCCCGATTACCGGGAAGAGGTGAAATTATCATCCATTGAGTCGATCCCCAAGCATAAATCATTTCTTTTGAAGTCAAAGCATGTTTTAACGGCATAATTTGAAAGCCGCCCAGTTCACCGCGTTTTGAGGTTGCTATGTCAATTACTCCCGCATGAGATGCCCTTATTCGGCTGACATTCTGAAATAAACTCCCTCCGAATTCTCCGACACCTTTCAATGGACGAACTACACGGGCAATTAACTTACAGCCTGAATCGCTCCATGCTGTAACCCGTCCGCCCTGCCTGTTTTCGATTTCGACCATAAAAATTTTTTGATTCTCCGGCAAATCTGTACGAATTATTAATGTATCGCCTTTTTCCGGGACTCGATTTAAGGGCGACTCGACTCCGTCATGTTCGATATAAACGCGTGATCCGACAAATGGCGCAAAACCTCCGAATATTCCCGTACCTGCCGGCATGTCAAGCGCGAAAAATGCACCCTGAGCAGCTGCCGGAGCTACTGTAACTTTAGGAACAAGACTTATTACTCTGCCGTGATCTTCTTCTACGTCTATTAACATGTGAATGGCATTCACCGCAGAAGCACACACCGTTGAAGGCTCGCACCATTTGCTGGCTGTATATGCGGGCCAGTTTGATTTTACGGGAGTCATTATTACTTTTCCGAGCGAAATTCTTTCACCGGCGGGCATTATAGCAATTACTTCTGAGTCAATATTACACGGGACTCTAATCTCTATAAAATTTGCTGCATTTGAACTTGAAATATTTATTAATAAAATCAGCGCAGGAATTATATATTTTATGTGATCATTCATACAGCAAGAAAAATTATTAAATCGCTCGCATAAATTAACACAGCAATAACAACACGAATAAGCAAATTTTTTTACGCACTCGCATATATAACGCAAGAAAATTTTACGAACATTAACACAGCAATCACTCACAGGACGCAAAAATTTTAAATCGCACGAACAAGCAAATTTTTTAAAGCACCCGCATATATAACGCAAGAAAATTTTACGAGCATTAACGCAGCAATCACTCACAGGATGCAAAAATTTTAAATCGCACGAATAAGCAAATTTTTTCATGAAATTATTAACGCACTCACAACTACGCAAAAAACTTGATAAAAATTTTCTCATTGTATCGGTGCCCACCATACCGCCCATATATTGCAAATTGCGTGATAAATTACAGCGGGCATTATTGAACCTCCTCTGTGTCTAAGAATTCCCATTATTATACCCGGAAAAAATGTAGCGACTCTCAGCCAGCCCGTTAATACTATTAAATGACTCAACGCAAATATAAGCGACGTTATAATTATTGCTGCAAATGCCTTTATTTTGCGGGTCAATATAGTCTGAAGCCAGCCCCTGTAAAAAGTTTCCTCAATGAACGCAGCAGCCAAGCCCCCGCCTAAATTATTTAATGCGATCCAGAAGGGGACTCTATGAGGGCCGCCAACTCCCCATTTTTGAGGCCAGTTAAGAGAGAAAAAAGTCAACGGGATTAGAGTCACGCACAAAGCAATTATTACATCACGTTTTGACTCTCTAGTCATGAAATATTTCAGGCCGTAAATTTTTTCGTCCTCGTGTCTGTATTTGCACCATTCATAGGGGAAGTAAAGCATAAATGCCGCTATAATAAGACCGATTATATTTGCAAGTATCATAAAACTTTCAGGGCGTCGCTTATAAATTGCAGGCCGTTATTTATATATGTAGCAATATAAAATCTGTTCGTGTATAACATTGCCGAAATTTTACACAACAAAATTATAACCGGAACAGCTACGATTATTGCACCAGTCCTGTATAAAATTTTTGAGGGAATTCTGCCCCATTTCTCCGACAACTCACCGACAAGCCAGCCGGCGACCATTAAAGCAAATCCCATTACCCATATTGACAAGCCTAATACTATTTGAGTGTTTACCAAGCGCAAAAAAATCACTCCATCAACATATAATATTTATTAAGATTCAGCGTTATTATATGCTAAACTTTATTAATCTTAAATCAGGAGGCTTATTTTATATGAGCAAGAAAATTTTTGCAGGATTTATTATTACTCTTATATTTGCAAGTTTCGCGTTTGCTGCGGATTTGGACAAAGTTGTAGCGCGCGTAAATAGTCAGGACATCACAGAACGTGAAGTATTATTATTCTTACAGCCGTTCGGACAGCAAGCTATCATGCTTTATCAGACTCCTCAAGGCCGCAAAATGGTAATCGATGATGTTATTTCACTGCGACTCTTTTCACTTGAAGGCGAGAAGGCAAAACTTGACGAGACTCAAGAATTTAAGGACGCTCTAGCAAGCACCCGCCGGGCAATGTTAGCACAGTCTGCAATGAGAGAAATATTAAAAGATGTCAAAGTCGACGAGTCAGAAGCTCAAAAATTTTATGACGAGAATAAACAATCTTTTATGCAGCCTGAAAAAGTTCACGCACGGCATATTTTAATCAGCGGTGATGCTGACGAGTTAGCACAAAAAATTATAGCAGACTTGAAAGCCGGAGCATCTTTTGACGTTCTTGCACGCGAATATTCACAGGATCCGGGCAGCAAAAATAACGGGGGCGATCTGGGAGAATTCCCGCGCGGAGTAATGGTAGCTGATTTTGAGAAGGCAGCTTTTGCACTCAAGAATCCCGGCGATATTTCCGAACCTGTTAAATCTCAATTCGGAATCCATATTATCAAACTTGAAGAGAGAATCCCCGAATCTCCCGCACCGTTCGTACAAGTTAAAGACAGAATTATGCAGGAATTGCGCGAGAAAAAGACTCAGGAGTTATTGAAGGCTCGTTCTGAAGAGTTAGAGAAAATTTACAAAGTTGAAAGATTCTAAGAAAAATTATTCCCCCTGTCAATCGCTCGGCAGGGGGTTTTTTTGTGCTAAAATTTGCCCGGTTTTAACAAAAACTTTCACGAGAAAATATAATTTTTACTAATACATTTACTAATACAAAAATATAATCTCATTAAGGCAATAGCAATCACTCACAAAGAAAAATTTTTTGCTATATATTCAATTTTCCGCGCGCAGATTTTATCTGTAAATCAACTTGTTCAAAGCTCGTCGCTCCGTAAATATTCCGCCGTCTCACGCTGTCATACGGAGTCAAAATTTCCATAATATCCGCGTCAACTTCAGGAATTAATTTTTGCCACTGAGTCAAATCTAAATCCGTGAACAGCAAATTATTATCAATGCACCATCCCACGAGCCGCCCAGCCTTTAAATGAGCCTCTCTAAATGGTACGCCTTTATTTACAAGATATTCTGCAATGTCCGTAGCAAGTGAATAACCGTTTTCGAGTCTTGAAAGCGAAATTTTTCCGTCAACTTCAACGCGTGAAAGTAAATCACTCATGATATTTATTACGCTTTCAATCGTGTCTAGTGAATTCCAGAGTCCCCGCTTGTCTTCCTGTAAATCTCGATTATAAGTCATAGGGAGTCCCTTGAGATTCACAAGCAAATCTATAAGTCCGCCTATTACTTGGCCTGTTTTTCCGCGCGAAAGTTCTAACACATCGGGATTCTTTTTCTGAGGCATCATGCTCGAACCCGTGCAGAACTCATCAGGCAGAATAATAAACGCAAATTCTTGAGTGTTCCATGTAATTAAATCGCTGCATAGTCTCGAAATATGAATCATTAGGACGCTCGCAAAATAATGATAATCAAGCATGTAATCACGATTTGCAACACTGTCTAAGCTATTACGGGTCGGACATGAAAAGCCTAAAAATTTCGCCGTGAACTCTCTATCAATCGGAAGTGTTGACCCGGCCAAAGCTCCCGCACCCAGTGGACATTCATTTAACGAGTCAAGCGCAAAATTTAATCTCTCATAATCGCGCATAAAAGCCTCATACCACGCGAGCCAGTAATGTCCCATTGAAATCGGCTGTGCTTGCTGCATATGAGTATAACCGGGAATTATTATAAATTTATGCCGTTCTGCGTTGTCGATAAAAATTTTTAATAAATCGCGTAAATCTTTCTTGATTTCCTGCAATCTCTCACGCAAATATAATCGTGTAGTAACAGCAACTTGATCATTACGGCTTCTGGCTGTGTGTAATTTTGCACCGAGCGGCTCTATTTCTGTTAAACGCGACTCTATATTCATGTGAACGTCTTCTAAATCTTTTGAGGGAATAAATGCGCCCGATTTGATTTCCTGCAAGACTTGATTTAAGCCCGACTCAATTTTTGCTGACTCTTCAGGCTTAAGAATTCCCGTTTGACCTAACATTTTTACATGAGCTATGCTGCCCAGTATATCGCACTCGGCCATTCTGAAATCTATATCAAGTGATTGAGTGAAATTTTTGACAGACTCGGCCGTGTCATGTTTAAATCTTCCGTGCCACATTGTTAATTATTCCTGAAAAATTTTGCTATTTCCTGAATAAGTGCTTCCTGCTCGTCTGACTTCAAGCCCGGGAATATCGGCAATGCAAGAACTTCACGCGATAAATTTTCACTCACTGGGAAGTCGCCTTCTTTGTAGCCTAAATATTTAAAGCATGGCTGTAAATGCAAAGATAACGGGTAATATACACGAACAGCAAAGCCGTTATTATTGAGATAATTCATTAAGTCGCCGCGCTTATTCTTGACTCTTATCACGTACTGATGATAAATGTGATAATTATTCTCAAGTTCAACAGGAGCCGAAATAAATTCATTCAAGTTATTTGCTTTGATTAATAATTTATAGTAATCAGCTAATTTTCTGCGCTCTTCATTCCATTTGTCGAGATACTTTAATTTAATATCAAGTATTGCCGCCTGAATAGAGTCGAGTCTGCTGTTGATTCCTATTTCGTCATGAAAATATGTCTGACCCGATCCGTGAACGCGTAATTTTTTGAGTCTCTCAGCAATATTTAAATCTCTTGTTATGTTCATACCGCCGTCGCCGCAGCCTCCGAGATTCTTTGTCGGGAAAAATGAATAGCAGCCTATATCGCCTATTGTCCCAGCCCGCAAAATTTTTTTATTCCCGTCGTCATTAATAAATCTACACGCTCCGAACGCCTGAGCAGAATCTTCTATAACTTTTACGCCCTTATCATGGAAAATTTTTATTACATTCTCAATCGGGGATAACTGGCCGAATAAATGAACCGGCAAGAATGCGCGAGTCTTACTTGTGATTTTATTTACGGCCTGATCAAGATTTATATTATAAGTATCCGGCTCAACGTCAACGAAAACGGGAGTCGCTCCCAGTCTCGCAATAGTTCCCGATGTAGCAAAAAATGTAAATGGAGTAGTAATAACTTCGTCGCCCGGTTTAATATCTATTGCCATGAGTGCGAGAAGTAATGCATCAGTCCCCGACGCACAAGAAACCGCGCAATTTTCGGGAATATCCAAATATTTTTCGCAATGAGTCTCAAAATTTTTTACTTCTTGACCGAGTATAAAGCTCTGTGCGTTAAATATTTTTTCAAGCGAGTTAAACACTTCCGGCTTTATCTCACTAAATGAACGCGCTAAATCTAAAATTGGTACTGTCAATTAATATTCATCTCCTGAATAAATTATCACTCTGAGAGGGGAATAATTTTTTACGGCCTTTGCATGTCGAACTTCTGAAATTTTGCGGGCATTTGTTTTGTTAAAGTCGCAGGCTCATGATCTTCGGGCAAAAATATATTTCCTTCTTTGTACCAGTCAACAGTCCCGCCCCTGTAATTCTTGATTCTTGACGGGTCAAAATAAAAGCTCCGCACGAGTCTATCTGCAAACCAGCCCGATAATACACCAGTGTTGCAATAGAGAATTATAATATTTTTCTTGACTATTCCCGCATGAGAGAGTGCCGCAGGTGCCGCAGCAATATTTAAATCTTCAATCGGAAAATTTATAGCTCCTGGAATATGTCCGCCGGGAATTCCGGGACGAGGGGATTTGCCGCTGTAATTCTCTTCAGGTCTCACGTCAACAAGAATATAACCCGATTTGCCCGCGTGTTCTTTCACATATTTTGAGTCAACGTCTTCAATATGAGGCTCAAATTTTGAGATTATCAACGCAGCAATAAACGCAAGCACAAATATAACGGGTGCAGCAATTATTAACGGTATTCGCTTTCTTTGTGTCATGGCAAATATTTATTCCCCTTTCGTGAATATGCTTAAAAAATGTTGAACTCGAAAATATTATACACTGCAAAATAAATTTGCTTGCTGATTAGTTCATGCTATCATACAATCATGTTAATATTTTTCTTATCTCACCAGTAAAATTTTTTGTGAAAGGAAGATTTTATTATTATGAATCTGAAAGATTTTGAGTTCTGGCTTATAGTAGGCAGTCAATATCTTTACGGCCCTGAAGTCCTTGATACTGTTGCAAAACGCGCTCAGGAGATGGCCGACAAGTTAAATGCTTCCGGTAAGCTCCCCTGCAAAGTCGTCTACAAAGTAACAGCAAAGACAAACGCCGAAATCACTGACACAATAAGAGACGCTAATCACGATAACAAATGCGCGGGAATTATTACATGGTGTCATACATTCAGCCCGTCAAAAATGTGGATTAACGGACTCGTCAATCTCCAAAAGCCTTGGTGCCACTTTGCGACTCAATATAACCGCGAGATTCCAAATGAAGAAATTGATATGGATTTTATGAATCTCAATCAGGCAGCACACGGAGACAGGGAACACGGTTTTATAGGCGCAAGACTCAGGACTCCCCGCAAAATTATAGCCGGTTATTGGCAAGACTCGGACGTTCAGGAAAAAATAGGCAAATGGATGAGAGTAGCAGCCGGAGTAGCTTTCTCGCGTTCACTCAAGATTATGAGATTCGGCGACAATATGCGTGAAGTTGCTGTAACTGAAGGCGACAAAGTAGAAGTACAGGCAAAACTCGGCTGGCAGGTCAACACTTGGCCGGTGGGCGAACTCGTAGAATTTATTGACTCTGTGAAGGATTCAGAAGTCGACTCGCTCATGAAAGAATATGAGTCGCTTTATGACATTGCAACAGAAAATATTGATGCGATTCGTTATCAAGCCCGTGAAGAAATTGCCATGAAAAAAATGCTTGATCGTGAGGGCTGCTGTGCTTTCTCGAATACTTTTGAGAATTTATACGGAATGAAGCAATTGCCCGGACTTGCGAGTCAGCATTTATTAGCGTCAGGCTACGGCTACGGAGCAGAAGGAGACTGGAAAGTTTCAGGCATGACGGCAATAATTAAATTCATGACTCAAGGCCAGAAGGGCGGGACTGCTTTTATGGAAGATTACACGTATCATATCGGCCCCGAAAATAAATACAGTCTCGGAGCTCATATGCTTGAAGTATGTCCGTCAGTTGCAGCAGGAAAACCCCGCATTGAAGTCCATCATTTAGGAATAGGCGGGAAGGAAGACCCGGCCAGACTCGTTTTTGAAGGCCACGAGGGGAAGGCAGTAGTTGTGAGTCTTGTCGATATGGGCGGAAGATTGCGCTTAATTTGTCAAGATATTAAATGTGTAAAACCCATTATGTCAATGCCTAATTTGCCGGTCGCGCGAGTCATGTGGCAGGCAATGCCGAATTTACGAACCGGTTTAGAGTGCTGGATTCTTGCTGGCGGTGCTCATCATACAGTTTTGAGTTATGACGTTGACGCTGAACAAATGAGAGACTGGGCGCGCATTATGGATATTGAATTCGTCCATATCAGCAAGGACACAACAACGGAGAGTCTCGAAAGAGATTTATTATTATCAGATATAGCATGGAGGTTAAAATAATAATGCTGCTTGAAAAATTACGTCAAGAAGTTTATCGCGCAAATATGGAACTCCCCGAAAAAAATTTAGTCGTCTACACATGGGGCAATGTCTCAGGAATTGACAGGGAGAAGGGGCTAATCGTAATAAAGCCTTCAGGAGTCGAATATGAAGATTTAACGCCTGAAAATCTCGTAGTTGTCAACATGAATAATAAAATTATCGAGGGTGATTTAAATCCTTCGTCTGACACAAAGACTCACGTCGAATTATATAAGACATTTCCTGAAATCGGCGGAATAGTTCACACTCATAGCCCTCACGCTGTAGGATGGGCGCAGGCCGGCCGTGATATTCCCTGTTATGGGACGACTCAGGCAGATTATTTTTACGGTGCAGTGCCATGTACTAGAAATTTGACCGCTCAAGAAGTCAATGACGACTACGAATTAAATACGGGCAAAGTCATAGCAGAGACTTTCAGAGAAAGAAAATTAGATCCCGTAGCGATTCCCGGAGTAATTTGCCGCTGTCATGGGCCTTTCTCGTTCGGTAAGAATCCAGCTCAAGCCGTTTATCATGCAGTAGTCCTTGAAGAAGTCGCAAAAATGGCAATGTATACAATCACTATAGAGCGCAACGCAGACCCCGCCCCGCAATATGTCTTAGATAAGCACTATTTACGCAAGCACGGGCCAAATGCTTATTACGGACAAGGGAATTAATTAGAGAAAATTTTTTATCGGGCTGTCTTGTTTTATACGGGACGGCTCATTTTTTTTTTGTTATCTATATAATACGCATATTACTGAATTGAAATTTACACGCATTTATTGTAGCATTCACTTATCTCAATTATACGGCTTCAAAAATTTAATATTTATTTTATATGGAGGGAAATTTTTTCATGAAAAAATTATTATTCCTTGTTCTTGCGCTTGTTATGATTATATGCGTATCTTCAGCAAGTGCAAAAGATGTAGTAATTGCATTCTCGCAAATCGGTCAAGAGTCGGACTGGAGAACAGCTAACACTGATGATTTACGTTCGGCAATCGAGAATCACCCGGGCTGGAAATTAGTTTATGACGACGGCCAGCAGAAACAGGAGAATCAAATTAAGGCACTCCGAAATTTCATAACTCAGGGCGTGGATTATATTTTATTCACGGGCGTTGTGTCAACTGGCTGGGATGAAGTATTGAAGGAAGTAAACGAGGCAGAAATCCCCCTCCTTCTTGTAGATAGACTCCCTGACTGCGCGGATAAAATTGATTATGTTGCAGCGTTCGGCGGTGATTTTGTAGAAGAGGGCCGCAGACAAGTTGCATGGGTCGGCGAATATCTCAAGAGCATAGGACAGGGCGACAAAGATTTTAATATCGTCATCATGGAAGGCACGACGGGAGCAAGTGCACAGACCGGACGAACTGAAGGCAATCTTAAGGCGTTAAAAGAATATCCGCATTTGAAACTTGTCGGTCAGCAGTCAGGAAATTTCACGCGCGCTGAAGGTCAGGCAGTTATGGAGAGCTGGCTTAAGTCGATTCCTAAGATTGATATATTAATCGCTCAAAATGACGACATGGCACTCGGAGCAATTGACGCAATCAAGGCCGCCGGAAAAGTTCCCGGAAAAGATATTATTATTGTCGGCTGTGACTCAGTTAAGGCAGCATTTGACGCTATTGTAGCAGGTGAAATGAACTGCACAGTAGAATGCACCCCGCTTTATGGCGCGTTTGTAGTTCCCACGATTGAGGCATTAGAGCGCGGCGAAAAATTTAGCAGAACAGTCATTCACCCTGAAGAAGGAGTCTTTGACATGAACGGCGGAATAGATTTAGGCACAGTTAAATCAATCAAAGCAGCTGACGTAATTTCACAGCGAAAATATTAATATACAGGAGAAAAATTTATCATGAAGAAAAAATTAATCGCGTCAATTCTCACATTAGCAATGATTTTCGGAGCAGCCCCGGCAGTTTTCGCGGCTCCCATTAAGATCGGTATATCAATTTGGAGTTCAACGGACACACTCGGCAGTGAGTGTAAAAGAATGATAGACGCAGCAGCAAAGGCACTCGGAGTCGAAACTCAATGGGTAGATCAGGCTCATATTTCCGAGCAGGTTACATCAAGTGCTGAGACTCTAGCTTTGGCAGGGTGCGACGGCATAATAATCTGCAACAGTGCCAGTGCTGAAATGGGATCAGTTATTAAGACCTGCGACGAGAACGAGGTATATGTAGCTCAATTCTTTAGAGTAATCGATAAAGACGCTAACCCCGAAGAATATAAACAGGCTTGCGAGTCAAAATATTATGTCGGTGCAGTCCACGAGTCAGAATTTGACAACGGGAAAAATTTAGTGCTCATTCTCGCAGGCAAAAAGGGATGCCGCAAAATCGGTCTTGAAGGCTGGGAACCCGGCGACGCTACATTTTTAGGACGCTGGGCAGGTTATAAGGCCGGAGTCGAGGCTTGGAACGCTGAACATCCAAATGATAAAGTAGTCTTGCTTGAACCTCAATACGGACGCACAACGACTGACACGGGACGTGCTACAGCTGAAGCAATCATTGACGCAAATCCTGATATTGACGCTCTTATCGTAGCAGGCGGCGGCGGTGATACTTTACTCGGAGCAATTGCGGCAATCGAGGCCAAAGGACTCACAGGAAAAATCGCAGTAGTATCTACAGATTTCTTATCAGATTTGGACGCTAAATTAAAGTCAGGTGCTATGGCTGCTGAATCAGGCGGACATTATGCAGATCCGTTTTTCGCTTTCTTAATGGTCTATAACACTATCAGGGGCAAATTTGCGACTAAGACTGACGGATTTTATGATATGGTCTTCCCGTATATGTATGTTGCATCGCCTGAAGATTACGAGACTTACGCGAAATTCTTTACTGGTAATGCGCTGCCTTATAATGAAGAAGAGATCAAGAAACTTGCTGATTTAAGTTATGACGATTTAGCGGCGGCTTGTGCAAAATTGTCAGTTGAAGACGCAGCAGCAAGGCATTCAAAGTAGGGCAGTCATGTAAATTATTTTGAGCTGGTCTGAACATGGCCGGCTCTTTTTTTTGTGATAAATAAAAGGTGTGATTTAACAATGCAAAATTTCAAGAATTCAAGATTTTACGGATATATGATTCTTGCAGTAATGGTTATATTCTTTTACGGTTTATTCAAGTTTCTAACGCCGTCAAATTTCGGGAGCACGGCAAATTTATATTCTTATTTTCAGTCGTCTATTATATATTCAGTCGGAGGCTGCGGGCTGTATTTTATTGTCGTAATGGGATTATTTGATTTTGCGGTCGGGTCAAATATAGTATTATCTTCAATAGTGGGCGTTATTTTGTCAGAAAAATTCGGTTATCTCGGCTTTGTAGTAGGCTGTGTAG
Encoded here:
- a CDS encoding DegT/DnrJ/EryC1/StrS family aminotransferase — encoded protein: MTVPILDLARSFSEIKPEVFNSLEKIFNAQSFILGQEVKNFETHCEKYLDIPENCAVSCASGTDALLLALMAIDIKPGDEVITTPFTFFATSGTIARLGATPVFVDVEPDTYNINLDQAVNKITSKTRAFLPVHLFGQLSPIENVIKIFHDKGVKVIEDSAQAFGACRFINDDGNKKILRAGTIGDIGCYSFFPTKNLGGCGDGGMNITRDLNIAERLKKLRVHGSGQTYFHDEIGINSRLDSIQAAILDIKLKYLDKWNEERRKLADYYKLLIKANNLNEFISAPVELENNYHIYHQYVIRVKNKRGDLMNYLNNNGFAVRVYYPLSLHLQPCFKYLGYKEGDFPVSENLSREVLALPIFPGLKSDEQEALIQEIAKFFRNN
- a CDS encoding sugar ABC transporter substrate-binding protein; translation: MKKKLIASILTLAMIFGAAPAVFAAPIKIGISIWSSTDTLGSECKRMIDAAAKALGVETQWVDQAHISEQVTSSAETLALAGCDGIIICNSASAEMGSVIKTCDENEVYVAQFFRVIDKDANPEEYKQACESKYYVGAVHESEFDNGKNLVLILAGKKGCRKIGLEGWEPGDATFLGRWAGYKAGVEAWNAEHPNDKVVLLEPQYGRTTTDTGRATAEAIIDANPDIDALIVAGGGGDTLLGAIAAIEAKGLTGKIAVVSTDFLSDLDAKLKSGAMAAESGGHYADPFFAFLMVYNTIRGKFATKTDGFYDMVFPYMYVASPEDYETYAKFFTGNALPYNEEEIKKLADLSYDDLAAACAKLSVEDAAARHSK
- a CDS encoding CPBP family intramembrane metalloprotease, which gives rise to MILANIIGLIIAAFMLYFPYEWCKYRHEDEKIYGLKYFMTRESKRDVIIALCVTLIPLTFFSLNWPQKWGVGGPHRVPFWIALNNLGGGLAAAFIEETFYRGWLQTILTRKIKAFAAIIITSLIFALSHLIVLTGWLRVATFFPGIIMGILRHRGGSIMPAVIYHAICNIWAVWWAPIQ
- the argH gene encoding argininosuccinate lyase, whose protein sequence is MWHGRFKHDTAESVKNFTQSLDIDFRMAECDILGSIAHVKMLGQTGILKPEESAKIESGLNQVLQEIKSGAFIPSKDLEDVHMNIESRLTEIEPLGAKLHTARSRNDQVAVTTRLYLRERLQEIKKDLRDLLKIFIDNAERHKFIIIPGYTHMQQAQPISMGHYWLAWYEAFMRDYERLNFALDSLNECPLGAGALAGSTLPIDREFTAKFLGFSCPTRNSLDSVANRDYMLDYHYFASVLMIHISRLCSDLITWNTQEFAFIILPDEFCTGSSMMPQKKNPDVLELSRGKTGQVIGGLIDLLVNLKGLPMTYNRDLQEDKRGLWNSLDTIESVINIMSDLLSRVEVDGKISLSRLENGYSLATDIAEYLVNKGVPFREAHLKAGRLVGWCIDNNLLFTDLDLTQWQKLIPEVDADIMEILTPYDSVRRRNIYGATSFEQVDLQIKSARGKLNI
- a CDS encoding ABC transporter substrate-binding protein; its protein translation is MKKLLFLVLALVMIICVSSASAKDVVIAFSQIGQESDWRTANTDDLRSAIENHPGWKLVYDDGQQKQENQIKALRNFITQGVDYILFTGVVSTGWDEVLKEVNEAEIPLLLVDRLPDCADKIDYVAAFGGDFVEEGRRQVAWVGEYLKSIGQGDKDFNIVIMEGTTGASAQTGRTEGNLKALKEYPHLKLVGQQSGNFTRAEGQAVMESWLKSIPKIDILIAQNDDMALGAIDAIKAAGKVPGKDIIIVGCDSVKAAFDAIVAGEMNCTVECTPLYGAFVVPTIEALERGEKFSRTVIHPEEGVFDMNGGIDLGTVKSIKAADVISQRKY
- the araA gene encoding L-arabinose isomerase, yielding MNLKDFEFWLIVGSQYLYGPEVLDTVAKRAQEMADKLNASGKLPCKVVYKVTAKTNAEITDTIRDANHDNKCAGIITWCHTFSPSKMWINGLVNLQKPWCHFATQYNREIPNEEIDMDFMNLNQAAHGDREHGFIGARLRTPRKIIAGYWQDSDVQEKIGKWMRVAAGVAFSRSLKIMRFGDNMREVAVTEGDKVEVQAKLGWQVNTWPVGELVEFIDSVKDSEVDSLMKEYESLYDIATENIDAIRYQAREEIAMKKMLDREGCCAFSNTFENLYGMKQLPGLASQHLLASGYGYGAEGDWKVSGMTAIIKFMTQGQKGGTAFMEDYTYHIGPENKYSLGAHMLEVCPSVAAGKPRIEVHHLGIGGKEDPARLVFEGHEGKAVVVSLVDMGGRLRLICQDIKCVKPIMSMPNLPVARVMWQAMPNLRTGLECWILAGGAHHTVLSYDVDAEQMRDWARIMDIEFVHISKDTTTESLERDLLLSDIAWRLK
- a CDS encoding rhodanese-like domain-containing protein, which encodes MTQRKRIPLIIAAPVIFVLAFIAALIISKFEPHIEDVDSKYVKEHAGKSGYILVDVRPEENYSGKSPRPGIPGGHIPGAINFPIEDLNIAAAPAALSHAGIVKKNIIILYCNTGVLSGWFADRLVRSFYFDPSRIKNYRGGTVDWYKEGNIFLPEDHEPATLTKQMPAKFQKFDMQRP
- a CDS encoding L-ribulose-5-phosphate 4-epimerase gives rise to the protein MLLEKLRQEVYRANMELPEKNLVVYTWGNVSGIDREKGLIVIKPSGVEYEDLTPENLVVVNMNNKIIEGDLNPSSDTKTHVELYKTFPEIGGIVHTHSPHAVGWAQAGRDIPCYGTTQADYFYGAVPCTRNLTAQEVNDDYELNTGKVIAETFRERKLDPVAIPGVICRCHGPFSFGKNPAQAVYHAVVLEEVAKMAMYTITIERNADPAPQYVLDKHYLRKHGPNAYYGQGN
- a CDS encoding peptidylprolyl isomerase, translating into MREILKDVKVDESEAQKFYDENKQSFMQPEKVHARHILISGDADELAQKIIADLKAGASFDVLAREYSQDPGSKNNGGDLGEFPRGVMVADFEKAAFALKNPGDISEPVKSQFGIHIIKLEERIPESPAPFVQVKDRIMQELREKKTQELLKARSEELEKIYKVERF